A stretch of the Duncaniella dubosii genome encodes the following:
- a CDS encoding rhomboid family intramembrane serine protease, with translation MHNGSSFFSQIPPVTKNLIIINLIVWLAMFVLPGRLGTGLENFGGLHYFLASDFNPAQLITYMFMHSTQSFAHIFFNMFSLWMFGMTLERTLGSARFLFYYVSCGVGAALVQELVWALTWEDTMVGLLAKYNAIDFPEAREYIRHLMSTPDGKTAIAQNLNMFVTIGASGAVYGILLAFGMLYPNAPLYMFFIPVPIKAKWMVIGMGAVEILIGLSEAAGKADGIAHFAHLGGMIFGFLIILYWKKKGTFHGSY, from the coding sequence ATGCACAACGGATCATCATTTTTTTCGCAGATACCGCCTGTCACAAAAAACTTGATTATCATAAACCTGATAGTCTGGCTGGCGATGTTCGTTTTGCCGGGACGTCTCGGCACTGGTCTTGAAAATTTCGGAGGTCTACACTATTTTCTTGCCTCCGACTTCAATCCCGCACAGCTCATAACATATATGTTCATGCACTCCACCCAGAGCTTCGCACACATATTTTTCAATATGTTCTCTCTCTGGATGTTTGGCATGACACTCGAACGCACCCTTGGCAGCGCACGCTTCCTGTTCTATTATGTGTCATGCGGAGTCGGCGCAGCTCTTGTTCAGGAACTTGTATGGGCGCTTACATGGGAGGACACCATGGTAGGGCTGCTCGCCAAATACAATGCCATTGACTTTCCAGAAGCACGCGAATATATCCGACACCTTATGTCGACACCCGACGGGAAAACCGCTATTGCCCAAAACCTCAACATGTTCGTGACCATCGGAGCATCAGGTGCAGTCTATGGCATATTGCTTGCATTCGGCATGCTTTATCCAAACGCACCGCTCTATATGTTCTTTATCCCTGTACCGATAAAGGCAAAGTGGATGGTTATCGGCATGGGCGCGGTGGAAATTCTCATCGGCCTGAGCGAGGCAGCCGGAAAAGCAGACGGCATCGCGCATTTCGCTCACCTCGGAGGCATGATTTTCGGATTTCTCATAATCCTCTATTGGAAAAAGAAAGGCACTTTCCATGGGAGTTACTGA
- a CDS encoding AMP-binding protein — MNSKDNLLQIYASSFRQNWDLPALTEFGSGQTMTYADMSRRIAAIHMLFKECGVKRGDKIALMGRNSFSWVVVYMATLTYGAVVVPVLHDFNVQDAQHIINHSDSVILFINESIFDNMEFDKIPQVKAVMSLDRREVLAEHPVTNRAVEKFLARLPEKMRRKYPHGFTTADIDYPDIDESELAEINYTSGTTGFSKGVMLTLGNLGGNVRFGVRSRLHFRGSRALSFLPLAHAYGCAFDMLVPLAVGTHVTILGKLPTPKLLLKAFAEVRPSLVICVPLILEKIYRNKLRPVIEKPAVRNALKLPGLKTLVFRKIRNQLVEAFGGEFAEVIVGGAPLNREVEEFLHRIKFPFTVGYGMTECGPLISYTPWRQFIPSSSGRTLPSMECRIADSADPERIPGEICVRGENVMRGYFKNPEATEAVIDAEGWLHTGDMGTLSDDRTIFIRGRYKTMILGANGQNIYPEEIEAKLNNMPYVCESLVVERGKHLIALVYPDYEAMDRDKIQNEKLPGLMEQVRSDLNRLVAPYERIDRIQLIANEFEKTPKRSIKRYLYNA, encoded by the coding sequence ATGAATAGTAAAGATAACCTTTTGCAGATCTACGCATCGAGTTTCCGGCAAAACTGGGATCTTCCGGCGCTTACCGAATTTGGCAGTGGTCAGACCATGACTTATGCCGATATGTCGCGCCGTATAGCGGCCATTCACATGCTGTTTAAGGAATGTGGCGTGAAGCGTGGAGACAAGATTGCTCTGATGGGGCGTAATTCCTTTTCGTGGGTGGTTGTCTATATGGCAACATTGACTTATGGAGCGGTGGTCGTGCCGGTGCTTCATGATTTTAATGTTCAGGACGCACAGCATATAATCAATCATTCCGACAGTGTGATACTTTTCATAAACGAAAGTATCTTTGACAACATGGAGTTTGATAAGATTCCTCAGGTGAAAGCAGTGATGTCGCTTGACCGCCGGGAGGTGCTTGCCGAACACCCTGTCACAAACCGTGCCGTTGAAAAATTTCTTGCACGTCTTCCTGAGAAGATGCGTCGGAAATATCCCCACGGGTTCACCACAGCCGACATCGATTATCCGGATATCGACGAGAGCGAGCTGGCCGAGATAAACTACACGTCGGGGACAACTGGTTTCTCAAAGGGTGTGATGCTTACTCTTGGAAATCTTGGCGGTAATGTCAGGTTCGGTGTGCGTTCGCGGTTGCACTTCCGTGGATCGCGAGCCCTCTCGTTCCTGCCTCTGGCTCATGCCTATGGTTGCGCTTTCGATATGCTTGTCCCCTTGGCGGTTGGCACTCATGTCACTATTCTTGGCAAACTTCCAACTCCGAAATTGCTTCTTAAGGCATTTGCTGAAGTGAGACCGAGCCTTGTCATCTGTGTCCCGCTGATATTGGAAAAGATTTATCGCAACAAGCTACGTCCTGTCATCGAAAAGCCGGCTGTGCGCAATGCTCTTAAGCTTCCGGGGTTGAAGACTCTTGTTTTCCGTAAAATCCGCAACCAGCTTGTCGAGGCTTTCGGCGGAGAGTTTGCGGAAGTGATTGTCGGTGGCGCTCCGCTTAACCGCGAAGTAGAGGAATTCCTCCACCGCATTAAGTTTCCGTTTACAGTCGGATATGGCATGACCGAGTGCGGCCCTCTTATCAGCTACACTCCGTGGCGGCAGTTCATACCGTCGTCTTCCGGCCGCACGCTTCCGTCAATGGAATGCAGGATTGCCGACAGTGCAGACCCCGAACGAATCCCGGGCGAGATCTGTGTGAGAGGTGAGAACGTCATGCGTGGATATTTTAAGAATCCCGAAGCGACTGAAGCGGTCATAGATGCTGAGGGCTGGCTTCATACCGGGGATATGGGTACACTTTCGGATGACAGGACAATCTTTATACGAGGACGCTACAAGACTATGATTCTCGGCGCGAACGGTCAGAATATATATCCCGAAGAGATTGAGGCTAAACTCAATAACATGCCGTATGTCTGCGAAAGTCTTGTCGTCGAGCGTGGTAAGCATCTTATTGCATTGGTCTATCCCGACTATGAGGCTATGGACCGCGACAAGATACAAAACGAAAAGCTGCCTGGGCTTATGGAACAGGTACGCTCGGATCTCAACAGGCTTGTAGCCCCCTATGAGCGGATTGACCGCATACAGCTTATCGCAAACGAATTTGAAAAGACTCCAAAGCGTTCGATCAAACGCTATCTCTATAACGCTTAG
- a CDS encoding acyl-CoA thioesterase — protein sequence MEYELQIKVRDYEVDSQGIVNNANYLHYLEITRHDFCEHAGTSFREMQEKGLDPVVRKIEIEYLSSLTLGETMISRLSMRREGARFIFVQDIYNAGNGAHVVHALVTIVCLENGRLSRGEILAEAFRDYL from the coding sequence ATGGAATATGAATTACAAATAAAAGTTCGCGACTATGAGGTAGACTCTCAGGGAATAGTCAACAACGCCAATTATCTGCACTACCTTGAAATCACCCGACACGATTTCTGCGAACATGCAGGAACATCTTTCCGCGAAATGCAGGAAAAGGGTCTTGATCCGGTAGTGCGTAAAATAGAGATTGAATATCTCTCCTCGCTTACTCTCGGGGAGACCATGATCTCGCGTCTTTCCATGAGGCGCGAAGGTGCCCGGTTTATTTTCGTTCAGGACATCTACAATGCCGGAAACGGAGCACACGTGGTTCATGCGCTTGTGACTATAGTATGTCTTGAAAACGGCCGTCTGTCACGTGGCGAAATCCTCGCCGAAGCATTTCGCGATTATCTATGA
- a CDS encoding GNAT family N-acetyltransferase — protein MLSVRPSRIADIEDIMAVYSHAKNFMAECGNAGQWINGYPRRSLIESDIENGYSHVVMTEDGCLAGVFCLIIGPDPTYSVIDGAWLDDSAYGTIHRIASSGIEKGVADCCLAFCLSKIGNIRIDTHTDNVPMRRWILKSSFVFCGIIHTHDGSPRLAFQLKK, from the coding sequence ATGCTGAGTGTGCGTCCATCACGAATTGCCGATATTGAGGATATAATGGCTGTTTATAGCCATGCAAAGAATTTCATGGCCGAGTGCGGTAACGCAGGCCAATGGATCAACGGCTATCCCCGGCGCAGCCTGATCGAGTCGGATATTGAAAATGGCTACAGTCATGTGGTGATGACTGAAGACGGGTGTCTTGCCGGGGTTTTCTGCCTGATAATCGGTCCGGATCCGACATATAGTGTGATTGATGGGGCTTGGCTTGATGATTCGGCCTACGGTACGATTCATCGTATAGCGTCGTCGGGCATCGAAAAAGGAGTGGCGGATTGTTGTCTCGCTTTCTGCCTGTCAAAAATAGGCAATATAAGGATTGACACTCATACGGACAACGTGCCGATGAGGAGATGGATTTTAAAGTCTTCGTTTGTGTTTTGCGGAATCATTCATACACATGACGGTTCGCCGAGGCTCGCATTTCAGTTGAAGAAATAA
- a CDS encoding tetratricopeptide repeat protein — protein sequence MKFRTIFSFVLGGMVMTAFAQGGYQDGVDYYNAERFDKAKTILEKTLNDPSTKKAVSYFYLGSLELDNNNVAAASENFNKGVQADPAYGYNYVGLGQIALKNGNKKDAENYFKQALEGNKKDASVMAAIARAYFNVDPTLYAKEIEKNIANAMKVSKNKEAQVYVLQGDMAKASDIGQAAGFYEQAMVYDEQAGNVNPEAYVKYANLYNKVNPDFAIGKLVELNEKLPTSALAQSELAEKYYDGNQFTKAAEQYGKYIKNPNHFQGDEQRYSGLLYFGKKYQESLDVANQVLAADPNNEYMQRMVMLNKAALKDFAGAEEAAQKLFSHANAKFTATDYSTYGDILGELGRPQEAIEAYVKAYEMNPEKNKQMLAEISSMYNDLENDQKAVEYMQKFVDAGDATLNDYFILSNRYKNLGLSLPEGSPERAEAANNGIKNIDLAIEGAANKGPLYRNKATLLMIRDGAENTTPELIDTYKAMIAAYDEDPANKEKYADAYKMAYTRMGSYYMQQGDNAQAREYFQKVLEMDPENAPVKEVMKKL from the coding sequence ATGAAATTCCGTACTATCTTTTCCTTCGTGCTCGGAGGCATGGTGATGACCGCTTTCGCACAGGGTGGCTATCAGGATGGCGTAGATTACTACAATGCTGAACGTTTTGACAAGGCAAAGACTATCCTTGAAAAGACACTCAACGACCCTTCGACCAAGAAGGCTGTGTCCTATTTCTATCTCGGCTCGCTTGAACTTGACAATAATAACGTCGCAGCAGCATCTGAAAATTTCAACAAGGGTGTGCAGGCTGACCCCGCATATGGCTATAATTATGTAGGTCTCGGACAGATTGCCCTTAAAAACGGAAACAAGAAGGATGCTGAAAATTACTTCAAGCAGGCTCTTGAGGGTAACAAGAAAGATGCCTCTGTGATGGCAGCTATCGCACGCGCATATTTCAATGTGGATCCCACTCTATATGCCAAGGAGATTGAGAAGAATATCGCAAACGCCATGAAGGTGTCTAAAAACAAGGAAGCTCAGGTCTATGTGCTTCAGGGCGATATGGCCAAGGCTTCTGACATAGGTCAGGCTGCCGGTTTCTACGAACAGGCAATGGTCTATGATGAGCAGGCCGGAAATGTGAATCCCGAAGCTTACGTGAAGTATGCCAACCTTTACAACAAGGTTAATCCTGACTTCGCTATCGGCAAGCTTGTTGAGCTTAACGAGAAACTTCCGACTTCGGCTCTCGCACAGAGTGAGCTTGCTGAAAAGTATTATGACGGCAACCAGTTCACCAAAGCTGCCGAGCAGTATGGTAAGTATATAAAGAACCCTAACCACTTTCAGGGTGACGAACAGCGCTACTCAGGTCTCCTTTACTTCGGCAAGAAATATCAGGAGTCACTCGACGTTGCCAATCAGGTGCTTGCAGCCGACCCCAATAATGAGTACATGCAGCGTATGGTGATGCTCAACAAGGCCGCTCTTAAGGACTTCGCCGGAGCTGAGGAAGCTGCTCAGAAGCTTTTCTCTCATGCCAATGCCAAGTTTACAGCTACCGACTACTCTACTTATGGCGATATCCTCGGAGAGCTTGGCCGTCCGCAGGAAGCAATCGAGGCTTACGTGAAGGCTTATGAAATGAATCCGGAGAAAAACAAGCAGATGCTTGCCGAAATCTCGTCGATGTATAACGATCTTGAAAATGACCAGAAGGCTGTGGAATACATGCAGAAGTTTGTTGATGCAGGTGACGCCACTCTCAATGACTACTTCATCCTTTCAAACCGTTATAAAAATCTCGGCCTTTCTCTTCCCGAAGGTTCTCCCGAACGTGCGGAAGCTGCCAACAACGGTATCAAGAATATTGACCTTGCCATCGAGGGTGCAGCCAACAAGGGGCCGCTTTACCGTAACAAGGCTACTCTTCTTATGATTCGCGACGGAGCAGAAAACACCACTCCCGAACTTATCGATACATATAAGGCAATGATTGCCGCTTATGACGAAGATCCTGCAAACAAGGAAAAATATGCCGATGCCTACAAGATGGCATATACCCGTATGGGCTCTTACTACATGCAGCAGGGCGACAACGCGCAGGCTCGTGAATACTTCCAGAAAGTGCTCGAAATGGATCCTGAAAACGCACCCGTCAAGGAAGTCATGAAGAAGCTCTGA
- a CDS encoding rhomboid family intramembrane serine protease has translation MGVTDTIRQMRRSFDGSTMLMKIIWINIGIFILLRVAAIVCMFAGCPDFINTIMSYVQLPSNPTTLATRPWTIVTYMFAQYDVLHILFNLLWLYWFGTLFMMVATQRQLFALYILGGLGGALLFLVSYAVMPVFAFHNAMLIGSSASVIAIVTATAILMPDFRMHLLFIGSISLKWIAIATIALVLIGVTGSNAGGEIAHIGGVLTGAIYALRLKRGHDITGPFNRAFDRMANLWNRFASTIWGSFSHKTGTPGQKQASGRQYGASSTPPPYGKNPTCDDNDREVLDAILDKIKKSGYSALTPQERQRLFDVSRKIK, from the coding sequence ATGGGAGTTACTGATACGATAAGGCAAATGCGCCGTTCGTTTGACGGCTCAACCATGCTGATGAAGATTATCTGGATCAATATCGGCATATTCATATTGCTGCGAGTGGCGGCGATAGTCTGCATGTTTGCCGGCTGCCCTGACTTCATAAACACCATTATGAGCTACGTTCAGCTGCCGAGCAACCCTACGACACTTGCCACACGCCCGTGGACGATAGTGACATATATGTTTGCGCAATATGACGTGCTCCACATCCTGTTCAATCTGTTATGGCTCTACTGGTTCGGGACATTGTTCATGATGGTAGCCACCCAACGTCAGCTTTTCGCCCTCTATATACTTGGAGGTCTTGGAGGCGCTCTGCTGTTTCTTGTGAGCTATGCCGTCATGCCCGTGTTTGCTTTCCACAATGCAATGCTGATCGGCTCTTCAGCCTCTGTAATAGCTATTGTCACAGCAACAGCCATATTAATGCCCGACTTCAGGATGCACCTTCTCTTCATCGGGTCCATATCTCTAAAATGGATTGCCATAGCCACTATCGCTCTTGTGCTGATAGGAGTGACCGGGAGCAATGCCGGAGGTGAGATAGCCCATATCGGAGGAGTGCTGACAGGTGCAATATACGCCTTACGGCTGAAACGAGGACATGACATAACAGGGCCGTTCAACCGGGCGTTTGACCGCATGGCAAATCTCTGGAACAGATTCGCATCGACAATCTGGGGCAGTTTCTCTCACAAAACCGGAACACCCGGCCAAAAACAGGCATCCGGCCGACAATATGGGGCATCCTCCACCCCACCCCCTTATGGTAAAAATCCGACATGCGACGACAATGACCGTGAAGTCCTCGACGCGATCCTCGATAAAATAAAAAAATCAGGCTATTCCGCCCTTACGCCTCAGGAACGACAGAGACTTTTCGATGTAAGCCGAAAGATAAAATGA
- the dprA gene encoding DNA-processing protein DprA has translation MTDNALTYRVAFSSLRSLTPSLAGTILDRVGSEENFFAFTESQLSAVMGFSNRLFTSSVRGEALEKARDEVEFINANSISSIYFQSGQYPGRLLECDDAPLMLYGLGDCDLNHSRFISVVGTRHATAYGVDFVERFINELATLLPEKPVIVSGLAYGIDICAHKAALKCGLPTVGVLAHGLNTLYPSQHRSVAVEMVRNHGMLLTDYRSSTPVHKGNFLARNRIVAGLSDALVVVESASKGGALVTARLASGYNRDVFALPGRISDRYSAGCNGLIANHMAALVTSAYDFCSQMRWPVAEADDAMPSLFPEMSPEEEAVMAVLTARGEATLADLSSRIDLPVARLMSMLIDMEFRALIISIPGGRYRLR, from the coding sequence ATGACAGATAACGCTCTGACATATCGTGTCGCCTTCTCGTCATTGCGGTCGCTGACTCCGTCTCTTGCCGGGACTATTCTCGACCGAGTGGGGTCGGAGGAAAATTTCTTTGCGTTTACCGAATCTCAGCTTTCGGCAGTAATGGGATTTTCCAACCGGCTGTTCACGTCTTCTGTTCGTGGCGAAGCATTGGAGAAGGCTCGCGATGAGGTCGAATTTATAAACGCAAATTCGATTTCGTCCATATATTTCCAATCCGGGCAATATCCCGGGCGGCTTTTGGAGTGTGACGATGCTCCACTTATGCTTTACGGGCTCGGTGATTGTGATCTTAATCATTCACGGTTCATATCTGTCGTCGGGACGCGGCATGCCACTGCCTACGGAGTGGATTTTGTCGAGCGTTTTATAAATGAACTTGCAACGCTTCTTCCCGAAAAGCCGGTGATTGTCAGCGGGCTTGCCTATGGGATAGATATATGCGCCCACAAGGCTGCTCTTAAATGCGGGCTTCCGACTGTGGGAGTCCTTGCTCATGGACTCAACACGCTTTATCCATCTCAGCATCGGTCGGTAGCGGTTGAGATGGTCAGGAATCATGGAATGCTGCTTACTGATTACCGCTCTTCAACTCCTGTCCACAAGGGTAATTTTCTTGCCCGTAACCGCATTGTGGCCGGTCTCTCGGATGCCCTTGTGGTGGTTGAGTCTGCGAGCAAGGGTGGTGCGCTTGTCACAGCTCGCCTTGCCTCTGGATATAACCGGGATGTGTTCGCGCTTCCGGGACGTATTTCAGATAGATATTCTGCCGGCTGCAATGGTCTGATTGCAAACCACATGGCTGCACTCGTCACATCAGCCTACGATTTCTGTAGTCAGATGAGGTGGCCTGTAGCCGAGGCCGATGATGCAATGCCAAGCCTTTTCCCCGAAATGTCTCCTGAGGAGGAAGCCGTCATGGCAGTGCTTACCGCGCGTGGTGAAGCGACTCTCGCTGATTTGAGCAGCCGTATAGATCTTCCTGTCGCCCGCTTGATGTCAATGCTTATCGACATGGAATTTCGCGCACTGATTATCAGCATTCCCGGCGGACGCTACCGTCTGCGTTAA
- a CDS encoding nucleoside phosphorylase produces MENKIIAPSELIINPDGSVFHLHLRPEQLTDRVILVGDPARVNMVASFFDTTDFEVSSREFHTIGGTYNGKPIMCLSHGIGPDNIDIVINELDALANVDFKTREVKTDKRRLTLVRIGTSGALQPELTIGTPVIAEKAIGFDGVLNYYAGRDLVADLDFEHAFCDAVGWNPLWAKPYVVNADEELVNQIGGDDMVRGNTISAVGFYGPQGRELRLPLANPDLNRRIEEFRFNGRKVTNYEMESAPLQGLGRLMGHRAMTVCSIIANRMNNNANPNYKNAVKDLVATVLERI; encoded by the coding sequence ATGGAAAATAAAATTATAGCTCCGTCTGAACTTATAATCAATCCTGACGGATCGGTATTTCATCTTCATCTCCGTCCCGAACAATTGACCGACCGGGTTATTCTTGTCGGTGATCCGGCGCGTGTCAACATGGTGGCTTCCTTCTTCGACACTACTGATTTTGAGGTGTCGTCGCGTGAGTTCCACACAATAGGCGGAACTTATAACGGAAAGCCTATAATGTGTCTTTCACATGGTATAGGCCCTGACAATATAGACATTGTCATCAACGAGCTTGATGCCCTTGCCAATGTCGATTTCAAGACACGTGAGGTCAAAACGGACAAACGTCGCCTGACGCTTGTCCGCATAGGCACATCCGGGGCGCTTCAGCCTGAACTCACAATCGGTACGCCGGTCATCGCTGAGAAAGCTATCGGTTTTGATGGTGTGCTCAACTACTATGCCGGCAGAGACCTTGTGGCTGATCTCGATTTTGAACACGCTTTCTGCGATGCTGTCGGATGGAATCCTCTTTGGGCTAAGCCTTATGTGGTGAATGCCGACGAAGAACTTGTCAATCAGATCGGAGGTGACGATATGGTGCGTGGCAATACCATTTCAGCAGTTGGATTCTACGGCCCTCAGGGTCGTGAGTTGCGTTTGCCGCTTGCCAATCCTGATCTTAACCGCCGGATAGAGGAATTCCGTTTTAACGGACGTAAGGTCACAAACTACGAGATGGAGTCTGCTCCGCTTCAGGGACTTGGCCGTCTGATGGGACATAGGGCAATGACAGTTTGCTCCATTATTGCAAACCGCATGAACAACAATGCCAATCCCAATTATAAAAATGCGGTCAAGGATCTTGTCGCCACAGTTCTTGAGCGTATATAA
- a CDS encoding sugar O-acetyltransferase, translated as MDVNETIGNLQAGMWVYGFGEEIRRMLLETEERCFELNALSPRREKERAHIIKALFGKIEEPFTIHSPFHCDFGKHITIGKNFVANFNLTILDEAMVTIGDNVFIGPNCGIYTINHALLPEQRNTGIMRALPVTIGNNVWLGANVVILPGVTIGDGCVIGAGSVVTRSLPPFTLATGNPCLVRREIDESDKVIPV; from the coding sequence ATGGATGTCAACGAGACTATCGGAAATTTACAGGCCGGAATGTGGGTGTATGGCTTTGGCGAAGAGATTCGCCGGATGCTTCTTGAGACCGAAGAACGGTGTTTCGAGCTAAACGCTCTGTCGCCTCGTAGAGAAAAGGAGCGGGCACATATCATAAAAGCCTTGTTCGGCAAAATCGAAGAACCGTTTACCATACATTCGCCATTTCACTGCGATTTTGGGAAACATATAACAATCGGCAAGAACTTTGTAGCCAATTTCAATCTCACCATACTTGACGAAGCAATGGTAACAATCGGAGACAACGTATTTATCGGGCCAAACTGCGGCATCTACACAATCAACCATGCCCTGTTGCCCGAGCAGCGAAACACCGGAATCATGCGTGCCCTACCTGTCACAATCGGCAACAATGTCTGGCTTGGAGCAAACGTAGTCATCCTGCCCGGTGTCACAATCGGCGACGGATGTGTCATTGGCGCAGGAAGTGTCGTGACCCGGAGTCTGCCGCCATTCACACTCGCCACAGGAAATCCATGCCTCGTCCGCCGTGAGATTGATGAATCAGACAAGGTGATCCCTGTATGA
- a CDS encoding PstS family phosphate ABC transporter substrate-binding protein: protein MTTALKSIAAVAAFALLALLSGCGKKSSSMQPLPLAKVACDESFENIMEQEINVYEYIYPKEDVVAYYLPENACIDSIMAMGSVKAAVVTRPLTEKEVSYLRSHKKLVHQQRIAVDALAIIVNPQNPVEILSRKDIAEILSGDVTRWDQVEPCKLGEISVIFDHQGSSTVKYMRDSIMDGRPFGPNVSAVKTNPEVFKAVAENKNAMGVIGVSWVSSDMKGREHSVEELAKAVEKSDTTMLDFNHDVKVLKIRGNDVVQAYKPYQAYIFDGSYPLFRSVYMISTAPGGTTTHRFYSFVTGFQGQKLIQMTGILPATLRPRMVSVE from the coding sequence ATGACAACAGCATTGAAAAGCATAGCCGCTGTCGCAGCGTTCGCACTTCTTGCCCTTCTTAGCGGATGTGGCAAAAAGTCGTCGTCGATGCAGCCATTGCCATTGGCCAAGGTTGCATGTGACGAATCGTTTGAAAATATCATGGAACAGGAGATAAATGTCTATGAGTACATTTATCCCAAAGAAGATGTCGTGGCTTATTATCTGCCGGAAAATGCCTGTATTGATTCCATCATGGCTATGGGCAGTGTAAAGGCGGCGGTAGTGACACGTCCGCTTACTGAAAAGGAGGTGAGCTATCTTCGCAGCCATAAAAAACTTGTCCATCAACAGCGCATTGCTGTAGATGCTCTTGCCATTATTGTAAATCCGCAGAATCCTGTCGAGATACTGTCACGAAAGGATATTGCTGAGATTTTGTCGGGTGATGTCACCCGCTGGGATCAGGTCGAGCCATGCAAGCTTGGTGAAATCTCTGTGATATTCGATCATCAGGGATCGTCGACCGTAAAATATATGCGAGACTCTATAATGGACGGACGGCCTTTCGGCCCGAATGTCTCGGCTGTGAAGACAAATCCTGAAGTGTTCAAGGCTGTAGCTGAAAACAAAAACGCTATGGGTGTCATTGGTGTCAGCTGGGTTTCGAGCGACATGAAAGGGCGAGAGCATTCTGTCGAGGAGCTTGCCAAGGCTGTCGAGAAGAGCGATACCACCATGCTTGATTTCAATCACGATGTAAAAGTGCTTAAGATCCGTGGTAATGACGTGGTTCAAGCCTACAAGCCTTATCAAGCGTATATCTTCGATGGAAGCTACCCGCTGTTCCGCTCCGTTTATATGATTTCGACCGCCCCCGGCGGGACGACTACACACCGTTTCTACAGTTTTGTCACCGGTTTTCAGGGGCAGAAACTGATTCAGATGACAGGAATTTTACCGGCCACATTGCGTCCGCGCATGGTGTCGGTTGAATGA
- a CDS encoding endonuclease/exonuclease/phosphatase family protein, translated as MNFPTPHKPIKSTILALGVGLNLAVAMLTVFSAYGGTFNPEERVIASMAAMVLPLLLLAGIVLCVVNLLVDKRLILVIAAGWIISLPSILVFSPLHFWKPALTEQQKKDSFTFLTYNVLHFWDFRGEDYLGVEKNETLDYIISTNADIVNLQEYDVLDTKGPWKIKEAQIDSLSALYPYQYTDLDLKYALLSKYPFEKIELEVHPKAKLAMLGFRLNIQGHEIHLINVHLKSIGLTPEDKTLYKEALEMPATKSELKRELKEVKSQLLTKLSEAFKIRTLQARTVRNIVDSIGGPFIVAGDFNDIPDCYAVRTIKGKDMHDAYADAAFGPTITYHGDKFYFRIDQILYRGPFKAVDIERGDISSSDHNPLLATFLFDPVK; from the coding sequence ATGAATTTTCCCACCCCACACAAACCGATAAAATCAACAATTCTTGCGCTTGGCGTCGGCCTGAATCTGGCCGTGGCAATGCTCACTGTGTTCTCGGCTTACGGCGGAACGTTCAATCCAGAAGAAAGAGTCATTGCCTCGATGGCTGCCATGGTGCTCCCGCTCCTCCTCCTTGCCGGAATAGTCCTATGTGTCGTAAACCTGCTGGTCGACAAACGCCTCATCCTTGTCATTGCCGCCGGATGGATCATTTCCCTTCCGTCAATACTCGTATTCTCCCCGCTCCACTTCTGGAAACCGGCATTAACCGAACAACAGAAAAAGGATTCTTTCACGTTTCTGACATACAACGTGCTTCATTTCTGGGACTTCCGTGGCGAAGATTATCTCGGAGTGGAGAAAAACGAGACCCTCGATTATATTATTTCCACAAATGCCGATATTGTAAACCTACAGGAATACGATGTCCTTGACACAAAAGGCCCGTGGAAAATCAAAGAGGCTCAGATTGACTCACTCTCTGCTCTCTATCCATATCAATACACTGATCTGGATCTTAAATACGCTCTTCTTTCCAAATATCCGTTTGAAAAAATCGAGCTTGAGGTACATCCTAAAGCAAAATTGGCAATGCTCGGATTCAGACTCAACATACAAGGTCATGAAATCCACCTCATCAACGTCCATCTAAAATCAATCGGACTGACACCGGAGGACAAGACTCTCTATAAAGAAGCCCTTGAGATGCCCGCTACAAAGTCAGAGCTTAAACGGGAGCTGAAGGAGGTGAAATCCCAGCTTCTGACCAAACTTTCCGAAGCATTCAAAATACGGACATTACAAGCCCGGACAGTACGAAATATCGTTGACTCCATCGGAGGGCCGTTCATTGTTGCCGGAGACTTCAATGACATACCTGATTGCTATGCCGTGCGCACAATCAAAGGCAAAGACATGCACGACGCATACGCCGACGCAGCTTTCGGCCCTACGATAACATATCATGGCGATAAATTCTACTTCCGTATAGACCAGATTCTCTACCGAGGGCCGTTCAAGGCTGTAGACATCGAACGCGGCGACATCTCCTCAAGCGACCATAACCCGCTTTTGGCCACATTCTTATTTGATCCGGTGAAATAA